From Arachis stenosperma cultivar V10309 chromosome 2, arast.V10309.gnm1.PFL2, whole genome shotgun sequence, one genomic window encodes:
- the LOC130963357 gene encoding uncharacterized protein LOC130963357 → MEDTAKLVVYRDGEIIRNTHEGVRFVCQNPFSSVVPWTMTFMKLQNGLCQSMENGTLMRVSRILYRNTVIVFGGLIQFDTMPITDEVTMHNMFQIHRQTQMRQPQIELYVEFETVEAKGIQDDLEVEDDRAAVYEGMSSDSEEDFEATYEAGDEEQDGDAGVETAADVVVHPSINQPMNVPPFMRELDLDTMHAPEFLEYSNIGVADPEDGEFQIGIKYSSRKSVVAAIRSYIIARGVDYDVYESEPQTFYAKCKMYGRGCDWLIRASLIRKKGCWEIRRYNGRHTCTTGVISQDHSKLDLDTVVEAIRPLVETDPSIKVKTIIAEVQSRFNYTISYRKAWLAKQKFIAKVFGDWEESYQALLWWLSVIVQKMPGSIVQIETRPLYNGNEEAQGVKILHRVFWSFNPCVRAFRHCKPLVQDGTHLYGKYKSTLLVAVAQDGNQNIVPIAFSLVEGETADAWHFFLRNLRTHVVRKR, encoded by the exons ATGGAGGATACCGCAAAGTTAGTAGTGTATCGCGACGGTGAGATAATACGTAATACTCATGAGGGAGTGAGGTTTGTGTGTCAGAATCCGTTTTCGTCTGTGGTTCCATGGACCATGACGTTTATGAAACTTCAGAACGGTCTCTGTCAAAGCATGGAGAACGGTACATTAATGAGAGTGAGCAGAATTCTGTATCGGAATACGGTTATAGTTTTTGGTGGTTTAATACAGTTTGATACCATGCCAATCACTGACGAAGTGACTATGCATAATATGTTTCAAATTCACCGACAGACTCAGATGCGACAACCACAGATTGAGCtgtatgttgagtttgaaaCCGTAGAGGCAAAAGGGATTCAAGATGACTTAGAGGTGGAGGATGATAGAGCTGCAGTGTACGAGGGAATGAGTAGTGACAGCGAAGAGGACTTCGAAGCCACTTATGAAGCCGGCGACGAAGAGCAAGATGGTGATGCGGGAGTTGAGACAGCAGCTGATGTAGTGGTTCACCCATCGATCAATCAACCGATGAACGTGCCACCTTTTATGCGTGAGTTGGATCTCGACACCATGCATGCACCGGAGTTTTTGGAATATTCAAACATAG GCGTTGCTGATCCCGAGGACGGAGAGTTTCAAATTGGAATTAAATATAGTTCTAGAAAGTCGGTCGTGGCAGCAATTAGAAGTTACATTATCGCTAGAGGAGTTGACTACGACGTGTATGAGTCTGAGCCACAGACGTTCTATGCAAAATGCAAGATGTATGGGCGCGGGTGCGACTGGCTTATCCGAGCCAGCTTGATACGGAAAAAAGGTTGTTGGGAGATACGCAGATACAACGGTAGGCACACGTGCACAACGGGAGTGATTTCACAGGATCATTCCAAGTTGGACTTGGACACAGTTGTTGAGGCTATAAGGCCATTAGTCGAGACTGACCCGTCCATAAAGGTGAAAACTATAATAGCCGAAGTCCAGTCAAGGTTCAACTATACCATCAGTTATCGAAAGGCTTGGTTGGCAAAGCAGAAGTTCATAGCGAAAGTTTTCGGTGATTGGGAGGAGAGTTACCAAGCCTTGCTGTGGTGGCTCTCGGTTATAGTTCAGAAGATGCCTGGGTCAATTGTCCAGATAGAAACACGCCCACTCTACAATGGGAATGAAGAGGCGCAAGGGGTAAAAATACTTCATCGCGTATTTTGGAGTTTCAATCCATGTGTTAGGGCATTCAGGCATTGCAAGCCCCTAGTTCAGGACGGAACACACCTATATGGAAAGTACAAAAGTACACTTCTGGTAGCTGTTGCACAGGATGGGAACCAGAACATTGTGCCTATCGCTTTTTCCTTGGTGGAAGGGGAGACAGCTGATGCGTGGCACTTCTTTCTAAGGAATCTGCGAACGCATGTTGTAAGAAAAAGATAG
- the LOC130960770 gene encoding short-chain dehydrogenase reductase 2a has product MATATEVFTEKPLQGVPILAREPSFSSSPRRLEGKVAIVTGGAKGIGEATVRIFVKHGAKVVIGDVEDELGKLLAEALSPSVSYVHCDVSNEEEVENLVNYTISMYGQLDIMFNNAGILGNQSKNKKSIVNFDPNEFDQVMSVNVKGMALGIKHAARAMIPRGIKGCIISTSSVAGVMGGLGPHAYTASKHAIVGLTKNTACELGRYGIRVNCISPFGVATSMLVNAWRNCDDNDDDDGINFGLPSIEEVEKMEGFVRGLANLQCTNLRPRDIAEAALYLASDESKYVSGHNLVVDGGVTSSRNCIGL; this is encoded by the exons ATGGCTACAGCTACTGAAGTATTTACTGAGAAACCACTTCAAGGTGTTCCAATCCTTGCAAGAGAGCCTAGTTTCTCATCTTCACCAAGAAG GTTGGAAGGAAAAGTTGCTATTGTGACCGGTGGTGCTAAAGGGATAGGAGAAGCAACAGTGAGAATCTTTGTGAAGCATGGTGCAAAAGTTGTAATTGGTGATGTGGAAGATGAACTTGGAAAGTTGCTAGCTGAGGCATTATCCCCTTCAGTAAGCTATGTACATTGTGATGTTAGCAATGAAGAAGAAGTTGAGAATTTGGTGAATTACACAATCTCAATGTATGGTCAACTTGACATAATGTTTAACAATGCTGGGATCTTAGGGAACCAATcaaagaacaagaagagcaTAGTCAACTTTGACCCCAATGAGTTTGACCAAGTTATGAGTGTTAATGTTAAGGGTATGGCCTTGGGGATTAAGCATGCAGCTAGGGCTATGATCCCTAGAGGAATTAAGGGTTGCATTATTTCAACTTCTAGTGTGGCTGGTGTTATGGGGGGTTTAGGGCCACATGCTTATACAGCTTCTAAGCATGCCATTGTTGGACTCACTAAGAACACTGCTTGTGAGTTAGGGAGGTATGGAATTAGGGTTAATTGTATTTCACCATTTGGGGTTGCCACATCCATGCTTGTTAATGCATGGAGAAATtgtgatgataatgatgatgatgatggaatTAATTTTGGGTTGCCTTCAATTGAGGAAGTTGAGAAAATGGAAGGGTTTGTGAGAGGTTTGGCTAATTTGCAATGTACAAATTTAAGGCCTAGGGATATTGCTGAGGCAGCACTTTATCTTGCTAGTGATGAATCTAAGTATGTTAGTGGTCATAATCTTGTTGTGGATGGTGGTGTCACCTCCTCAAGAAATTGCATTGGTTTgtaa